A window from Flammeovirgaceae bacterium encodes these proteins:
- a CDS encoding YebC/PmpR family DNA-binding transcriptional regulator produces MGRIFEKRKHKMFARFDRMAKAFTRIGKEISIAVRLAGPLPENNPRLRMAIQNAKGANMPKDRVEAAIKRASSREEKDFQEVTYEGYAPHGVPVLIECATDNPTRTVANIRLHFSKKGGSMGNSGSVAFMFERKGVFKFPKESFSLDELELDLIDAGAEEIEQEADELVVYTKFNDFGNMQKFIESRDLEVTSAELQYIPTTTKELPEAELDEVMECITALEEDDDVQSVYHNLA; encoded by the coding sequence ATGGGACGTATTTTCGAAAAAAGGAAGCACAAAATGTTCGCCCGCTTTGACCGAATGGCCAAGGCCTTTACCCGCATAGGAAAAGAAATATCGATAGCCGTGAGGTTGGCGGGCCCCTTGCCTGAAAACAACCCACGGCTCAGGATGGCCATCCAAAATGCCAAGGGCGCCAACATGCCCAAGGACCGGGTGGAGGCCGCCATCAAGCGGGCGTCTTCAAGGGAAGAAAAAGACTTTCAGGAGGTGACCTATGAAGGCTACGCCCCACATGGGGTGCCCGTGCTGATAGAGTGCGCCACCGACAACCCCACCCGGACGGTGGCCAACATCCGCCTTCATTTTTCAAAAAAAGGGGGAAGCATGGGCAACTCCGGTTCGGTGGCTTTTATGTTCGAAAGAAAAGGCGTGTTCAAATTTCCAAAGGAAAGTTTCAGCCTGGACGAACTGGAACTTGATTTGATAGACGCAGGTGCCGAGGAAATCGAGCAGGAAGCGGATGAACTGGTGGTCTACACCAAATTCAACGACTTTGGGAACATGCAAAAATTCATTGAATCCAGGGACCTTGAAGTAACCAGTGCCGAGCTTCAATATATCCCCACTACCACCAAAGAGCTGCCCGAAGCGGAACTGGACGAGGTGATGGAATGCATAACGGCCCTTGAGGAAGATGACGATGTGCAATCCGTTTACCACAACCTGGCCTAA
- a CDS encoding DUF2807 domain-containing protein, whose translation MRFFKPLASILALIVGLGSCTLREDPGPIQYQEQPFVIADFDRLDIGDAMFVTVTRGNLFSVLARGDRRNLDDLEVYKAGNTLVAKFGKDRNRKHTTYITITLPSLVAADFYGATTAYVSGFVEDQFLLNLSGASFGQVDMEAQVCRANLSGASNLTMAGASNSFTVDLSGASLLKAYNMEVEDLNVKASGASHAYVKAGKTLVAEASGASSILYRGGAVVTSSTSGGSSVIRD comes from the coding sequence ATGCGATTTTTCAAACCTTTAGCCTCGATTTTGGCCCTGATCGTAGGGTTGGGGTCCTGTACCCTCAGGGAAGACCCCGGGCCCATTCAATACCAGGAACAGCCTTTTGTGATTGCGGATTTCGACCGCCTGGATATTGGCGATGCCATGTTCGTGACCGTAACACGCGGAAACTTGTTTTCCGTGTTGGCCAGGGGGGACAGGAGGAATTTGGACGACCTGGAAGTGTATAAAGCCGGAAACACGTTGGTGGCAAAGTTTGGCAAGGATCGAAACAGAAAGCATACTACTTATATTACGATAACCCTGCCTTCTTTGGTGGCAGCGGATTTTTATGGGGCCACTACTGCCTATGTGAGTGGCTTTGTGGAGGACCAATTTTTACTGAACCTATCCGGGGCTTCCTTTGGACAGGTGGATATGGAAGCCCAGGTGTGCAGGGCAAATTTGTCGGGGGCCTCCAACCTCACGATGGCTGGGGCTTCCAACTCCTTCACCGTGGACTTGTCGGGGGCCTCTTTATTAAAAGCCTACAACATGGAAGTGGAAGATTTGAATGTAAAGGCTTCAGGTGCCAGTCATGCCTACGTAAAGGCTGGCAAAACACTGGTGGCAGAGGCCAGTGGGGCCAGCTCCATATTGTATAGGGGAGGAGCCGTGGTCACATCTTCCACCAGCGGGGGCAGCTCGGTCATTAGGGATTGA
- a CDS encoding sulfatase-like hydrolase/transferase, giving the protein MGLLDGISLRGNIYWGLVNRLLLVMAFYTLCRISFYLFNTSFFPDMTWDRMSTILLGGLKFDLSAVLYLNSLFILLTILPLAIKFHPTYQKILHYIFLITNGIGLAVNIADNVYYRYTLRRTTITVFSQFEHEQNFGALFFSFLVDYWYGFAFFFLVLYLFIKAANKIKVAGPQLKNKWAFYGSAVALMPVIIYLFVGGARGGFRHSTRPITLSNAAKYATIPKDINLVLNTPFALMRTAKANVIKKVDYYKTEQALEEVYTPLHVPKDTAVFKYDNVVIIILESFSKEFVGIYNRDMDIPGYQGYTPYLDSLIGKSLAFKYSLSNGRKSIDAMPSVICSIPSIEVPYVLSHYSGNKVNSLANLLKEKGYYTSFFHGAPNGSMGLQAFAKLAGFDDYYGMTEYNNDDDFDGIWGIWDEKFLQYFAHTLNTFKEPFYSTLFTVTSHPPHILPEEYKNTFKGGPLPIHKTIEYTDYSIKRFMETASKMPWFKNTLFVFTADHPTAAIHYQVYNSNLGYYSIPLFFYKPGSDWSSFSDEIVQQIDIMPSVLGYLHYDKPYIAFGRNIFDPSVEPFAFNYADNVYQEFKGNYLLQFDGKKPVALYDFKKDKRLMDNLLGSKPGVAAMMEGRLKAFIQQYNNRMVDDNLTLEGPQSGPARLGK; this is encoded by the coding sequence ATGGGGCTTTTGGATGGTATTTCCCTGCGTGGGAACATTTATTGGGGGCTGGTAAATCGCCTGTTGCTGGTCATGGCCTTTTACACCCTATGCCGTATCAGTTTTTACTTATTCAATACCAGCTTCTTCCCAGACATGACCTGGGACAGGATGTCCACGATATTACTGGGCGGCCTTAAATTTGACTTGTCTGCCGTTTTGTACCTCAACTCGCTGTTCATTTTGCTCACGATATTGCCGTTGGCCATAAAATTTCATCCTACCTATCAGAAAATACTTCACTATATATTCCTTATCACCAATGGCATTGGACTGGCGGTGAACATTGCCGACAATGTGTACTACCGCTATACCTTGCGGAGGACGACCATTACCGTGTTTTCACAATTTGAACACGAGCAGAATTTTGGGGCACTCTTTTTTTCTTTTCTTGTGGACTACTGGTATGGGTTTGCATTTTTCTTTTTGGTCCTTTACTTGTTCATAAAGGCCGCCAACAAAATCAAAGTGGCTGGCCCCCAATTGAAAAACAAGTGGGCTTTTTATGGAAGTGCGGTAGCGCTCATGCCCGTGATCATCTACCTTTTTGTGGGAGGGGCAAGGGGAGGTTTTCGCCATAGCACCAGGCCCATTACCCTTAGCAATGCGGCCAAGTATGCCACCATCCCCAAAGATATAAACCTGGTGCTCAACACGCCCTTTGCCCTGATGCGCACGGCAAAGGCCAACGTGATCAAGAAGGTGGATTATTACAAGACGGAACAGGCCCTGGAGGAAGTATATACGCCATTGCACGTCCCCAAGGATACGGCAGTATTCAAATACGACAATGTTGTGATTATCATTTTGGAGAGCTTCTCCAAGGAATTTGTAGGGATTTACAACCGTGACATGGACATACCCGGTTACCAGGGCTATACGCCATACCTCGATTCGTTGATAGGGAAAAGCCTTGCTTTTAAATACTCCCTTTCCAATGGCAGGAAATCGATTGATGCCATGCCTTCGGTGATCTGCAGCATCCCCTCAATAGAAGTGCCGTACGTGCTCTCCCATTATTCGGGCAATAAGGTAAACAGCCTGGCCAACTTGTTAAAGGAAAAGGGCTACTATACTTCTTTTTTCCATGGTGCCCCCAACGGCTCTATGGGCCTTCAGGCTTTCGCCAAACTTGCGGGCTTTGACGACTACTACGGAATGACGGAATACAATAATGACGATGACTTCGATGGGATCTGGGGAATATGGGACGAAAAGTTTTTACAATACTTCGCCCATACGCTTAACACCTTCAAAGAACCATTTTACTCCACCTTGTTTACGGTTACCTCACACCCTCCCCACATACTTCCTGAAGAATACAAGAATACTTTTAAAGGGGGGCCGCTGCCCATCCATAAAACAATAGAGTACACGGATTATTCCATAAAACGGTTTATGGAGACGGCTTCCAAAATGCCCTGGTTCAAGAATACCTTGTTTGTATTTACCGCGGACCACCCTACGGCAGCCATCCATTACCAGGTTTACAATTCCAATCTTGGGTATTACTCCATTCCCCTGTTTTTCTACAAGCCGGGAAGCGATTGGTCCTCTTTTTCAGACGAAATCGTGCAGCAGATCGATATCATGCCCTCGGTATTGGGGTACCTTCATTATGACAAACCCTATATCGCGTTTGGCAGGAACATCTTTGACCCGTCAGTGGAACCTTTTGCCTTTAACTATGCCGATAATGTTTACCAGGAATTTAAAGGAAACTACCTTCTCCAATTTGATGGCAAGAAGCCGGTGGCCTTGTACGACTTCAAAAAAGACAAGCGGCTGATGGACAACCTGCTGGGCAGCAAGCCCGGGGTGGCGGCCATGATGGAAGGCAGGCTGAAGGCATTTATTCAACAATACAACAACCGGATGGTGGACGATAACCTGACCCTGGAAGGCCCCCAGTCCGGGCCGGCAAGGCTCGGGAAATAA
- a CDS encoding outer membrane beta-barrel protein, whose protein sequence is MRPIFIAILLVGFKLGHAQNVESFGVFGGFNVPVTFDEGLNKDPRYVGKVTFRATPVGFTYGYDHVGFGFVLTPSLTKIGQKFIIKNTVGGDVGSRNVQLDYFSLPVALKLHLNDLSFFRLSAVAAINLTYLINGRETISYSASKQKYPASVLIPSEPGYTPVFDGVLVPDVHNLEYVSKDQYNPFQLFASVGLRSDFDLSDDWSLNFDGRANFGLFDPRKKDYIEQLKQTSNAPGLYGARHEVYLSAEIGIARIIQIKERFEPKHSSKPIVTNKPSAPKHNTKKLFTKKKKKRKKN, encoded by the coding sequence ATGAGGCCTATATTCATAGCGATATTGTTGGTGGGTTTTAAATTGGGCCATGCTCAAAACGTGGAATCGTTTGGGGTCTTTGGCGGTTTCAACGTGCCCGTCACTTTTGATGAAGGCCTCAACAAAGACCCGCGGTATGTGGGCAAAGTCACCTTCAGGGCCACACCGGTAGGTTTTACGTACGGATATGACCATGTAGGCTTCGGTTTTGTCCTGACGCCATCCCTGACCAAAATTGGGCAAAAGTTTATAATAAAGAACACCGTGGGAGGCGATGTGGGCAGCCGGAACGTGCAACTGGACTATTTCAGCTTGCCGGTGGCATTAAAACTTCATTTGAACGACCTGTCATTTTTCCGCCTTAGCGCAGTGGCGGCCATCAATCTTACCTACCTTATCAATGGCAGGGAAACCATTTCGTATTCCGCATCAAAGCAAAAGTACCCCGCCAGTGTGCTTATCCCCTCAGAACCGGGCTACACCCCCGTGTTTGATGGCGTGCTGGTGCCCGATGTGCACAACCTGGAATATGTAAGCAAGGACCAGTACAACCCATTTCAGCTTTTTGCCTCCGTGGGGCTACGTTCCGATTTCGACCTCAGTGACGACTGGAGTTTGAATTTTGACGGACGGGCAAATTTCGGGTTGTTCGACCCCCGCAAGAAAGATTACATTGAACAGCTCAAACAAACCAGCAATGCCCCCGGCCTTTATGGCGCCCGCCATGAGGTTTACCTCTCTGCCGAAATCGGCATTGCCCGGATCATTCAAATAAAGGAACGGTTTGAGCCCAAACACTCCAGCAAGCCCATCGTTACCAACAAGCCCTCTGCACCAAAACACAACACCAAGAAGCTCTTCACCAAAAAGAAGAAAAAAAGAAAGAAGAACTAA
- a CDS encoding xanthine dehydrogenase family protein molybdopterin-binding subunit, producing the protein MSIIKTTYNRRSFLKVSLAGSGGLMLSFSWLAGCEAPEAAKAMPSAWFDLNAYLSIADNGEVTIMSPNPEVGQNVKTSMPMIVAEELDVNWEDVRVKQAPLNPESFTRQVAGGSQSIRQGWKSLRMAGATAREMLKNAAAKKWGVNPSDCTTENGHVIHGSEKLGYGEVATMAAGMEVPPEVKLKNPTDFKIIGTDRKNVDIEGIITGKPLFGLDTKKEGMQYAVVLRPPAFGLKLKSYDDGEARSIEGVNDVVRFGSKVAVLANSTWAAIKGQRALKAEWEKDTMLESTAYHDQAMRALLDKKAAEPRRADGDARAQFAKADKVFEKVYEAPFLPHNTMEPMNFYAHVTAGKAELIGPIQTPERTRGQVAELLGRPESEITLEMTRIGGGFGRRLYGDFALEAAEVSLLAKTPVKVVFTREDDMTAGTYRPASKYKFRAAIKDGNLVAYHLVGTGVNVGNATRENNFPACAVDHYLVESHNLESNITTGAWRAPITNFLAFAEQSFFDELAGELGKDPVQFRLELFARAKENPVGELHYDVDKSIGVVKLAAEKSGWGNAPEGVYQGFSTYYSHNTYVAEVAEVAMQGSTPVVKRVVCAIDCGIVVNPIAAVNQVQGGVIDGIGHAMYGDLPFENGRPQSNNFDTYRLIRMKEAPEVEVHFVKSDNDPTGLGEPALPPAGAAVANAIARATGKRLYQQPFIKEQIIVLG; encoded by the coding sequence ATGTCGATCATAAAAACAACATATAACCGCAGGTCATTCTTAAAAGTGTCGTTGGCCGGAAGTGGTGGCCTTATGCTCAGCTTCAGTTGGCTGGCCGGCTGCGAAGCCCCGGAGGCCGCCAAAGCGATGCCTTCCGCCTGGTTTGATTTAAATGCCTACCTGTCCATTGCCGACAATGGTGAGGTGACCATCATGTCGCCCAACCCCGAAGTGGGGCAAAATGTAAAAACCTCCATGCCCATGATCGTGGCCGAAGAGCTCGATGTGAATTGGGAGGACGTAAGGGTAAAGCAGGCACCCCTTAACCCGGAAAGTTTCACCCGGCAGGTGGCGGGGGGAAGCCAGTCGATCAGGCAAGGATGGAAAAGTTTGCGAATGGCAGGTGCCACCGCCCGGGAGATGTTGAAGAATGCTGCCGCGAAAAAGTGGGGCGTCAATCCTTCGGATTGCACCACGGAAAATGGACATGTAATCCACGGAAGCGAAAAGCTTGGGTATGGGGAAGTGGCCACGATGGCCGCGGGCATGGAGGTGCCACCGGAAGTGAAGTTGAAAAACCCTACGGATTTTAAGATCATCGGGACGGACCGCAAAAACGTGGATATTGAGGGGATCATTACGGGCAAGCCTTTGTTTGGCCTTGATACCAAAAAAGAGGGGATGCAGTATGCGGTGGTGCTAAGGCCGCCCGCTTTTGGTTTGAAACTAAAATCCTATGATGACGGGGAGGCGCGCTCCATCGAAGGAGTAAACGATGTGGTGCGGTTTGGCAGCAAGGTGGCGGTTTTGGCAAACTCCACCTGGGCCGCCATAAAGGGGCAGCGTGCCTTGAAGGCGGAATGGGAAAAAGACACCATGCTGGAAAGCACAGCCTACCACGACCAGGCCATGCGGGCCCTGCTGGACAAAAAGGCAGCGGAGCCCAGGCGGGCCGATGGGGATGCCAGGGCGCAGTTTGCAAAAGCCGACAAGGTGTTCGAAAAAGTGTACGAGGCGCCCTTTCTGCCCCACAACACCATGGAGCCCATGAATTTCTATGCCCATGTGACGGCCGGTAAAGCCGAGTTGATAGGGCCTATTCAAACACCGGAGCGCACACGGGGGCAAGTGGCCGAATTGCTCGGGAGGCCGGAAAGCGAAATCACCCTTGAAATGACCCGTATTGGCGGAGGATTTGGCCGCAGGCTGTATGGTGACTTTGCCCTGGAGGCCGCTGAGGTTTCCCTGCTCGCCAAAACGCCCGTGAAGGTGGTGTTCACCCGTGAAGACGACATGACGGCAGGCACCTACCGGCCTGCTTCCAAATACAAGTTCAGGGCAGCAATAAAAGACGGCAATTTGGTGGCCTACCACCTGGTGGGCACGGGCGTCAATGTGGGCAACGCCACCCGGGAAAACAATTTTCCCGCCTGTGCCGTGGACCACTACCTCGTGGAGTCGCACAACCTGGAAAGCAATATCACCACCGGTGCATGGCGTGCGCCCATCACCAATTTCCTGGCATTTGCCGAGCAAAGCTTTTTTGACGAACTGGCGGGCGAGCTGGGGAAAGACCCTGTCCAATTCAGGTTGGAACTTTTTGCCAGGGCCAAGGAAAACCCCGTAGGGGAATTGCATTATGATGTGGACAAATCCATTGGCGTGGTGAAGCTGGCGGCAGAAAAATCAGGTTGGGGCAACGCGCCTGAAGGCGTGTACCAGGGGTTTAGCACTTATTATTCGCACAATACCTATGTGGCCGAAGTGGCGGAGGTGGCGATGCAGGGAAGCACGCCCGTTGTAAAAAGGGTGGTATGCGCCATCGACTGCGGGATTGTGGTGAACCCCATTGCCGCGGTGAACCAGGTACAAGGAGGCGTGATTGACGGCATTGGCCATGCCATGTATGGCGACCTCCCTTTTGAAAATGGACGGCCACAGTCAAACAACTTTGACACCTACAGGCTTATCCGGATGAAGGAAGCACCGGAGGTGGAGGTGCATTTTGTAAAAAGCGACAACGACCCTACAGGCCTGGGCGAGCCTGCCCTTCCGCCTGCGGGGGCTGCGGTGGCCAACGCCATTGCCCGGGCAACCGGAAAGCGCCTTTACCAGCAACCGTTTATTAAAGAACAAATAATCGTATTGGGGTAA
- a CDS encoding (2Fe-2S)-binding protein, protein MATYNLLVNGKSFQVEAVPDTPLLWVLRDEMDLVGTKYGCGIGQCGACTVHLDGAAVRSCSMPVSSVGNKAVTTIEGLSEKADHVLQEAWREHDVPQCGYCQAGQIMNAAALLSNNPKPSDQEIDRAMNGNLCRCGTYLKIKAAIKTASSKL, encoded by the coding sequence ATGGCAACATATAACCTACTCGTCAATGGCAAATCCTTCCAGGTGGAGGCAGTGCCCGATACCCCACTCCTTTGGGTGCTTCGAGATGAAATGGACCTGGTGGGCACAAAGTATGGCTGCGGCATTGGCCAATGTGGGGCCTGCACCGTCCACCTCGATGGTGCAGCGGTCCGCTCCTGCTCCATGCCTGTCTCCTCCGTGGGAAACAAGGCCGTGACCACCATAGAAGGCCTTTCCGAAAAGGCCGACCACGTGCTGCAAGAGGCCTGGCGCGAACATGATGTGCCCCAATGTGGCTACTGCCAGGCGGGGCAGATCATGAATGCAGCGGCATTGCTAAGCAACAACCCCAAACCCTCCGATCAGGAGATCGATCGGGCCATGAATGGTAATTTGTGCCGCTGCGGCACCTATCTGAAAATCAAAGCGGCCATCAAGACGGCTTCAAGCAAGTTGTAA
- a CDS encoding NAD(P)H-dependent oxidoreductase: MARKRIAVLVGSLRKGSLNRKIASELIRLAPASLDMQIVEIGGLPLYNEDLEKGAPSNWVGFRDALRQMDGVLFVTPEYNRSIPGALKNAIDVGSRPSGQSVWKGKRGAVVSVATGGLGAFGANHILRQSMVFLDVPMMQQPEAYIGNALERFDAGNRVFGKTESFLREFMEAFAKWV; this comes from the coding sequence ATGGCCAGAAAAAGAATTGCCGTATTGGTGGGGAGTTTGAGAAAGGGGTCTTTGAATAGGAAAATTGCCAGTGAATTGATTCGGCTGGCCCCGGCCTCACTGGATATGCAAATAGTGGAAATAGGAGGCCTGCCCCTGTACAATGAGGACTTGGAGAAAGGGGCGCCTTCCAATTGGGTAGGGTTCCGGGATGCCTTGCGCCAAATGGATGGGGTGCTCTTTGTTACCCCGGAGTATAACCGCTCCATTCCCGGTGCCTTGAAAAATGCCATCGATGTAGGGTCGAGGCCCAGTGGCCAAAGTGTATGGAAGGGCAAACGGGGCGCAGTGGTCAGTGTTGCCACCGGTGGGTTGGGCGCGTTTGGGGCCAACCATATTTTAAGGCAGTCGATGGTGTTTTTGGATGTGCCCATGATGCAGCAACCCGAAGCCTATATTGGGAATGCCCTGGAACGGTTTGATGCCGGCAACCGCGTTTTCGGAAAAACCGAATCCTTCCTCAGGGAATTTATGGAGGCATTCGCAAAGTGGGTGTAG
- the dapB gene encoding 4-hydroxy-tetrahydrodipicolinate reductase, with amino-acid sequence MVNRKLRVCIAGATGWAGSALSKGVVGDSSLELVSGVSRSQAGKDLAGILGIGQKGIPIFENVGEALESTPCDVLVEFTQPNVAKANIVAAINKGVNVVVGTSGLTDADYHEMGILLKEKGTSLLAAGNFSITAVLLQKFSLMAAKYIPTFEVVDYASNTKIDTPSGTALQLANQLSGVQAPKEEIPEEDWIGPKESRGAKINSVRVHAVRLPGYTLSVETIFGLKDERLAIRHDAGPSAEPYVQGALLAIKQVGTYKGLRRGLESIMD; translated from the coding sequence ATGGTTAACAGGAAACTGAGGGTGTGCATAGCCGGGGCTACCGGGTGGGCGGGCTCGGCCCTAAGCAAAGGTGTTGTGGGGGACAGCAGCCTGGAGTTGGTTTCAGGGGTGTCGCGCTCCCAGGCCGGTAAAGACCTGGCCGGTATTTTGGGCATCGGCCAAAAGGGCATCCCTATTTTTGAAAATGTGGGCGAAGCCTTGGAAAGCACCCCATGCGATGTGCTTGTTGAGTTTACCCAGCCGAATGTGGCCAAAGCCAATATTGTTGCCGCCATAAACAAAGGGGTAAACGTAGTGGTGGGCACCTCCGGGCTCACCGATGCCGACTATCACGAGATGGGGATATTGCTGAAGGAAAAAGGCACCTCCCTGCTGGCGGCAGGAAATTTTTCCATCACGGCCGTGCTCCTTCAAAAGTTTTCCCTGATGGCCGCAAAATATATCCCCACCTTTGAGGTGGTGGATTATGCCAGCAACACCAAAATAGACACACCGAGTGGCACAGCCCTTCAGTTGGCCAACCAACTGTCGGGGGTACAAGCCCCAAAAGAAGAAATCCCGGAAGAGGATTGGATTGGGCCAAAGGAAAGCAGGGGGGCAAAGATAAACAGCGTGAGGGTGCACGCGGTACGGTTGCCGGGCTACACCCTTTCGGTGGAAACGATATTTGGATTAAAAGACGAACGGTTGGCCATCAGGCACGATGCAGGCCCAAGTGCCGAACCTTATGTGCAGGGGGCGTTGTTGGCCATAAAGCAGGTAGGGACTTATAAAGGGCTGCGCAGGGGGCTTGAAAGCATAATGGATTAA